DNA sequence from the Pyramidobacter porci genome:
TTTCCGCTGCCGAAAGGGTTTGCCGCAATGGAGCGAGGCGGTCCGGTCGAAGTTCTTTCATCGCCGCGTCGAAAATGTTCTGTGCGTCCGTTGCGCGAGTCGCGACGGAGACGCCGTGAGCGCATATAATACCGCGCGATTTTATGGAGGCTGACGTTTTCTCGGGAAATGTTCCGTAAAATGCGGGGCCCATCGCGCCGCTGGCGAGGAATAACACGACGGGAGATCGCATAACGCCGCTTGGAATGTCTCTCAATACAAGGGGACGTCCTCTATTGTATACTTTGGTTCGGGGACTTCTCAAAACAAGGTTAAAAATGTATAATAACGCCAAGGGGAAGATTCATTTCTCTGAAGATTCATATCTTATTCTGTGGAGGGATACGGATGAAGAAATCAAGAGTTTTGGCAGTTGCGCTCGCGGGGCTTTTTGCCGCTTCGACGGCTTTTGCGGCCAGCCAATTCATCATGGGCACGGGGGGCACGTCGGGAACCTATTATCCTCTGGGCGGCGCCATTTCCCAGATCATCACCGACCATTCCGGCGGCAAGGTCGCCTGCGTAGCTCAGGCGACGGGGGCTTCCGTCGAAAATCTGAATCTGCTCAACGCCGGCGACATCGACCTGGCTCTGGTGCAGAACGATACTGCCGATTACGCCAAGCGCGGCGTGATGTTCTTCAAGGCCCCGCTGGCGAACGTGACCGGTATCTGCCGCATCTATCCCGAGCACATTCAGGTTGCCGTCAACGCCGACAGCGCCATCAAGTCGCTGGAGGACTTCAAGGGCAAGAATATTTCCGTCGGCGCGCCCGGTTCCGGCAACGAAGCGAACGCCCGCCAGATTTTCGGCGAAATCGGCCTGTTTGACGGCACCAATTACGTAGGGTTTACGCCTCACTTCCTGTCCTACGCCGAGGCCACGTCGCACTTCAAGGATCGCCTGATCGACGGTTTCACCTTCACGACCGGCGCTCCCAATTCGGGCATTCAGGAGATCGTCACGACGCAGCCTCTGCGTTTCCTCGAAATCAAGGACAAGCTTCGCGACGATATCATCGCCAAATATCCGTTCTTCGCCCCCGCGCTGATCGAGAAGGGAACGTACAGCGGGCTTGATCACGACGTCGAGACTATCGCCGTGCAGGCGTGCCTTGTGGCCCGCCGCGACATGTCGGAAGACGAAGCCTACGCCGTCACCAAGGCGATTTTCGAGAATCTCGAAGCGCTTGGCAACGCGCACGCCAAGGGCAAGAATCTGACGCTCGAACACGCTCTCGACGGCATGACGCTTGACATTCACCCGGGCGCTCTGAAGTACTACAAGGAGGTCGGCCTGGTCAAGTAAACAGGGCTCGGAAGTTTGGAGCTTTCTCAAACGGAAGGAGTCGTGAGGCTCCTTCCGTTTTTTCAGGAAAAAGTGCGACTTTTCATGCTGTCGGCGGTGTGCGGCGGAGAGGACGTGGACATGAAAAAATCCCTGGGTCGTGTGTCTCTTTTCATCTTTCCGCTTATGGCTGTCGCGGGGATTCTGCTTTGTGTGCCGCAGCAGTATCTGACCGTGACGGACGAACGGGGAGCGGTGGTTTATCTGCGTCCGGTAAAGCTGGGAGAGCGCTACACGGTGCGTTTTATCCATTCGGTGGCGCGGCGCCCGGTGGACGAGATCTACGAGATCGCCCCGGACTGCTCCATTCTGCGCGAAACGGTTTATGACATGATGGGCGCAGGGCTGCCGACGGAACCTCTGGACGGCCAGACCTTCACGGTTGAGGACGGCGCGTACCACATCAGGGGTTTTCATCTGAGGATTCCGGTGCTGACCTATCGCATCAGCAAGGTTGCGGCGGATCACACGCTGTTTGTCGGGAATGATGAATTCAGGCTGAAACAGTGGGTGTCCGCTCCGGGAAAGCCGCTGACGTTTACGGTCCACAGAGGGAATCTGTTCGAACTGCTGAAGTTTCAATGTCGAAGCATGTTGTAGAGTATAAGGGGGTAGTGGAGTATGGATGAAGTGAAGAAAGAGTCAGGCGCGACAGGGCTGCCGCAAGAGAAAAGGCAGCTGAATGCCGACACGGTGGCCGGCGACCAGAGCGCAGTTCAGGAAAATCTCGAAAAGTACGATACGGAATCGCGTTATCGCCGTCCGGACGGTTTCTGGGGCAAGGCGATCAAGCTCATCTGCATCGTTTTTTCCCTGTTCCAGTTCTATACGGCCGGTTTCGGCGTGCTGCCGGCCCAGATTCAGCGTCCCTTGCACGTGTTCTTCACGTTCGTGCTGATTTTCCTGCTGTATCCTTCGTTCGCGTCGTTCTCCAGAAAGACGATGCATTGGCTCGACGTGCTGCTGGCCGCTCTTGCCGGTTCGACGATGATTTATCTTGTCGTCAATTACGAGGCGATTCTGTACCGCGGCGGGCTGCCCACGACGCTCGACCTGATCTTCGGGGCTCTGGCGATTCTGTTCACGTTCGAAGCGGCGCGCCGTATCGTCGGCCTGCCGATCGTGCTTGTCGCGTTGGCCTTCGTGCTCTACGCCCATTTCGGCAAAATCATGCCCGGCTTCCTCGCTCACCGCGGTTTCAGCTGGACGCGCATCGTCAATCATATGTACCTGACCACTGAAGGGATTCTCGGTTCGCCCGTCGGCGTTTCTTCGACCTTCGTCTTTATGTTCATCCTGTTTGGCGCTTTCCTGAACAAGACCGGGCTGGGCAAGTTCTTCATCGATCTGGCCCTTGCCGCGGCCGGCCATCAGGCCGGCGGCCCGGCCAAAGTGGCCGTCATCTCGTCGGCGTTTTTCGGCACGATTTCCGGCAGTTCCGTGGCCAACACGGTGACGACGGGAACGTTCACGATCCCGTTGATGAAGAGCATCGGCTATCTGCCGCACTTCGCCGGCGCGGTCGAGGCGGCGTCGTCCACGGGCGGCCAGCTGATGCCCCCGATCATGGGGGCGGCGGCTTTCATCATGTCCGATTTCATCGGCGTGCCCTACATCACGATCGCCATTGCCGCCGTGCTTCCCGCCCTGCTCTACTACATGGCGGTGTTCATCATGATCCACATGGAAGCCAAACGCCTCGGCCTGCGGGGGTTGCCCAAAGAGCAGCTGCCCAACACGAAGAAGATCTTCCTGGCCGGCGGGCATCTGCTCATTCCGCTGTTCGTCATCGTTTACATGCTGATCAAAGGCTATACGCCGCTGAAGGCCGCGTTCTACAGCATCCTTTGGACGGTGGCCGTGGCCATGTGCCGCAAGAACACGCGCATGAAGCTGAGCGACATCATCGCCGCTTTCGACGAAGGCGCCCGCAGCTCCCTCGGCGTCGCCGCGGCCTGCGCCTGCGCCGGCCTCGTGATCGGCTCCGTGACGCTGACCGGCATCGGCCTGAAGCTTGCCAACGGCATCGTCTCGCTGGCCGGCGGGCATCTGTTCTTCACGCTGGTGCTGACGATGATCACGTCGATCCTGCTGGGCATGGGGTTGCCCACGACCGCCAAGTACATCGTGCTGGCTTCGATGGCCGCGCCCGCCATTCAGAAATTCGGCGTGCCCGTGCTGGCGGCGCACATGTTCATCTTCTACTACGGCATCATCGCCGACCTGACGCCGCCGGTCGCGCTGGCGGCCTACGCCGGCGCCGGCATCGCCGGAGCCAACCCGATGCGCACCGGTTTTACCGCTCTGCGTTTGGCCGTGGCCGGATTTTTGATTCCCTATTTCTTCGTTTACAGCCCCGAACTGCTGATGATCAACGCCTCCGTCGCCAACACGACCGTGCCGGTCGTGACGGCGATCCTCGGCACCGTGCTGCTGTCCTTCGCGGCGGCGGGCTATTGGCTGCGCAATCTGAACCTGTTCGAGCGCGCCGTGATCTTTGCCGCTTCGCTGCTGCTGATCCAGCCTGGCTGGATGACCGACGTGATCGGCGCCGGCGTCGGCGTGGCGATGTATCTGCTTCAAAAGATGACGCTGAAAAACAGGGCGTGACGGCGGCGCCCAATCCGGATCGGCTGCTGGGCAGCCGGTCCGGATTTTCTGTCGGGAGCCGACGCAGAAATTTCATCCTATCGGGTGATGCGAGCGTCTCGTTCCATGGTAGGATACGGACGGACATGGCGTGCAGGAAAGCCTTCCGATACTGATTTTCAACGAGAAAGCATCATTGATTGAAAATGCCGTGCCGCAAAAAGCCTGCGGCACGCGATTTCATGCAGTTTTCGGCGTGCCTTCGGCGCTCTGAAAAGGGCGAAGAGTCTGTGCCCCTTTTTAACGAAAACGGGTATGACCCGATGAGCGGCGCGGGGACGTTCGCGGTATACGGGCGGCGCTCTGGGCCGCTTGGGGCATTCTCTTCATCATTATTCACGGATGGGGCGCAAAAAACACGAAAAATGTCATGTTTTAGATTGTATTCTATTTAATATTGTGCCTTGAGAAAAAGAGTTCGGAATGATAAGATTTGCTCAGGTAGTGCGCCTTTCGTGAGGAGGGCTGATGTGGGTCTCGCCTCGGGCGAGACGATTATTTGAGAGGTGGAATGACTTATGAAGAAATTCCGTTCCGTTCTGGCCGCTTCGGCGGCGTTGGCGCTCCTTGCGTCTTCCGCGTTTGCGGCTCCCCGCCCCGGCGATCTGACGACCGGTCTGGTCAACGGCGGCGACTGGGGGGCGTTCGGTCTGCGCGACGCTCAGGCGCTGCTGAGCAAGCCGGCTGATTCCTTGCTGATGCGCGCCATGAAGATGCTGCCCGCCGAGCAGCTGAAGAACTACGCCGACAAGGCCGGCAGCTTCGACGTGCGCATCGGCCTGAAGCCGAGCCTCGACGAAGTCGACAAGCTGGCTCTGGCGGCGGAGATGAAAACGCCCCTGACCGCCGAGGATTTTGCGGCCGCCGGCAACTTCAAAGCTCCGGAGTTCACGGTGACCGCTCCCGAAGGCACGACCGTCACGCCGCTGGGCACGGTGGACTCCGAGGACAGCTCCATTGGCCTGATCTATCTGGCGACGCTGGAGCGCGACGGCGCCAAGTACCTGATCGGCGCGAGCGGCGACCCCGCCAATCTGGCCGTGATGGCCGGCGCTCCCGAGGGCAGCGTCCTGGTGACGGCCCATACGCCCGCCAACATTTGGGTGCAGATGCAGATTTCGGCGGAGACGCTGGCCAAGATGGACGCCGCGCTGCCGCAGCCGCTCAGCCTCGAGCTGGGGCTTGACGACACGGCGACGTCCGTGAAGGCGATGCTGTGGAGCAACCTGGTGGACGAGATCGGCGCCCTGATCGGCAAGGACCTGCGCGCCGTGCTCAACGGAGGTGCCGCGGCCAAGGCTCCGTTCGTCTGCGGCTCTTCGCCGCTGGCCGCTCTCGTGAACCTGTCCGCTTCCTTCCTGCCGGAGAACTTCAAGCTCGCCGACCTGATCGCCGACGCGGACATGCTCAAGGAAGCCGAGTCAGAAATCAATGGAGCCATTGGCGCCGTCGGCCTTGAGTGGGCGGACGTCGTCAAGATCCTGCGCGGCAACGTCACGCTCGGCGTGGCCGGCAAGCTGGCTGCTCCCATGGTGGGCGAAATCCCCGGCCTGTACCTGCACGTTTCCG
Encoded proteins:
- a CDS encoding DUF1850 domain-containing protein, translated to MKKSLGRVSLFIFPLMAVAGILLCVPQQYLTVTDERGAVVYLRPVKLGERYTVRFIHSVARRPVDEIYEIAPDCSILRETVYDMMGAGLPTEPLDGQTFTVEDGAYHIRGFHLRIPVLTYRISKVAADHTLFVGNDEFRLKQWVSAPGKPLTFTVHRGNLFELLKFQCRSML
- a CDS encoding TAXI family TRAP transporter solute-binding subunit — its product is MKKSRVLAVALAGLFAASTAFAASQFIMGTGGTSGTYYPLGGAISQIITDHSGGKVACVAQATGASVENLNLLNAGDIDLALVQNDTADYAKRGVMFFKAPLANVTGICRIYPEHIQVAVNADSAIKSLEDFKGKNISVGAPGSGNEANARQIFGEIGLFDGTNYVGFTPHFLSYAEATSHFKDRLIDGFTFTTGAPNSGIQEIVTTQPLRFLEIKDKLRDDIIAKYPFFAPALIEKGTYSGLDHDVETIAVQACLVARRDMSEDEAYAVTKAIFENLEALGNAHAKGKNLTLEHALDGMTLDIHPGALKYYKEVGLVK
- a CDS encoding TRAP transporter permease; translation: MDEVKKESGATGLPQEKRQLNADTVAGDQSAVQENLEKYDTESRYRRPDGFWGKAIKLICIVFSLFQFYTAGFGVLPAQIQRPLHVFFTFVLIFLLYPSFASFSRKTMHWLDVLLAALAGSTMIYLVVNYEAILYRGGLPTTLDLIFGALAILFTFEAARRIVGLPIVLVALAFVLYAHFGKIMPGFLAHRGFSWTRIVNHMYLTTEGILGSPVGVSSTFVFMFILFGAFLNKTGLGKFFIDLALAAAGHQAGGPAKVAVISSAFFGTISGSSVANTVTTGTFTIPLMKSIGYLPHFAGAVEAASSTGGQLMPPIMGAAAFIMSDFIGVPYITIAIAAVLPALLYYMAVFIMIHMEAKRLGLRGLPKEQLPNTKKIFLAGGHLLIPLFVIVYMLIKGYTPLKAAFYSILWTVAVAMCRKNTRMKLSDIIAAFDEGARSSLGVAAACACAGLVIGSVTLTGIGLKLANGIVSLAGGHLFFTLVLTMITSILLGMGLPTTAKYIVLASMAAPAIQKFGVPVLAAHMFIFYYGIIADLTPPVALAAYAGAGIAGANPMRTGFTALRLAVAGFLIPYFFVYSPELLMINASVANTTVPVVTAILGTVLLSFAAAGYWLRNLNLFERAVIFAASLLLIQPGWMTDVIGAGVGVAMYLLQKMTLKNRA